The following proteins are co-located in the Patescibacteria group bacterium genome:
- a CDS encoding thioredoxin domain-containing protein, with amino-acid sequence MNEQIQPQPAPQVPQTANGFFDGNPRTMYAFGLVTGLALALLLNNFTGISLASNGARTPLPSTPPSQQDPGTPPAAGPLAAVQPNEHIKGDLKKAKVLVVEYSDFQCPFCGQHHPSLQQMVSDYGDQVAWVMRNFPLTSIHPNAVPAANAAECASEQGKYWEFGDVLMENQTSLSDDYYKTVAGNLKLNMKKFNDCYANKKYQSVIDADVDSGSVAGVNGTPATFINGQLVSGAVPYSTLKSMIDAELAK; translated from the coding sequence ATGAATGAACAAATCCAGCCACAGCCAGCTCCTCAGGTCCCACAGACAGCAAACGGTTTCTTTGATGGAAACCCACGCACCATGTACGCGTTCGGTTTGGTGACTGGTCTTGCCTTGGCACTTCTTTTAAATAATTTTACGGGCATCTCCTTGGCCTCTAACGGCGCACGCACTCCGCTCCCCAGCACTCCGCCTTCCCAGCAGGATCCTGGTACCCCGCCAGCCGCCGGTCCGCTGGCTGCAGTTCAGCCGAACGAGCACATTAAGGGCGATTTGAAGAAAGCTAAGGTGCTCGTTGTTGAGTATTCCGATTTCCAGTGCCCATTCTGTGGGCAGCATCATCCGTCACTTCAGCAGATGGTGTCTGACTACGGCGATCAAGTGGCCTGGGTTATGCGCAACTTCCCGCTCACGAGCATTCATCCGAATGCCGTGCCGGCAGCTAACGCCGCAGAATGTGCTTCAGAACAGGGTAAATATTGGGAATTCGGCGACGTACTCATGGAGAACCAGACTTCACTTAGCGACGACTACTACAAGACAGTTGCTGGTAATTTGAAGTTGAACATGAAGAAGTTTAATGACTGTTACGCCAACAAGAAGTATCAGTCAGTAATTGATGCCGATGTGGACAGCGGCAGCGTGGCCGGCGTCAATGGCACTCCAGCCACCTTCATTAACGGTCAATTAGTTTCTGGTGCGGTTCCGTACTCAACACTCAAGTCAATGATTGATGCTGAGTTGGCAAAATAA
- the gatC gene encoding Asp-tRNA(Asn)/Glu-tRNA(Gln) amidotransferase subunit GatC: MDIDISHVAKLARLKLTEAEQKTLAEQLPGIVDYIAKLQEVNTNDIDARAYLTDATNVFREDEVVSTIEERDAVVAGFPKKGGNALEVPGVFEK, from the coding sequence ATGGATATTGATATTTCCCACGTAGCCAAGTTGGCGAGACTTAAGCTAACTGAAGCCGAGCAGAAGACACTCGCCGAACAGTTGCCGGGTATTGTTGACTACATTGCCAAGCTGCAAGAAGTGAATACTAATGATATTGACGCTCGGGCGTATCTGACAGATGCGACGAATGTTTTTCGTGAGGACGAAGTTGTTTCGACTATCGAGGAACGCGATGCAGTTGTGGCTGGGTTCCCAAAGAAAGGAGGAAACGCGCTTGAAGTACCCGGTGTTTTTGAAAAGTAA
- a CDS encoding nucleotide exchange factor GrpE, producing the protein MSEEPKNVDVGVDPGVDPIPNDLEIKCAEYLSGWKRALADYENLQKSNAQTREEDRRRVRMGMADDLLPVIDNFGYVTKHVPDVSGCSDEFKKKFDTWFTGIQHIDRQFTEALKGLGVEAIESVGKPFDPKLHEAGGSKKDESKPDGEVLEEIIKGWKFGDVVLRPSKVIVNEK; encoded by the coding sequence ATGAGCGAAGAACCGAAAAATGTAGATGTAGGGGTCGACCCAGGCGTCGACCCAATACCGAACGATTTGGAAATCAAATGCGCCGAATATCTCTCCGGCTGGAAGCGCGCCTTAGCCGATTACGAAAATCTGCAGAAATCGAACGCCCAAACCCGAGAAGAAGACCGCCGACGTGTGCGGATGGGCATGGCCGACGATTTGCTCCCCGTCATCGACAACTTCGGCTACGTGACAAAGCATGTGCCCGACGTTTCCGGATGCAGCGATGAGTTCAAGAAAAAGTTCGACACCTGGTTTACCGGTATCCAACACATCGATCGACAATTCACTGAAGCCTTGAAAGGTCTCGGCGTCGAAGCGATCGAATCCGTTGGTAAGCCATTTGACCCAAAATTGCACGAAGCTGGCGGGTCGAAAAAGGACGAATCGAAGCCAGACGGCGAAGTGCTTGAAGAAATAATTAAAGGCTGGAAGTTTGGTGATGTTGTTTTGCGACCATCAAAAGTAATTGTGAATGAAAAATAA
- the ligA gene encoding NAD-dependent DNA ligase LigA has translation MTKPEAKERIAKLREAINKYRYEYHVLDKLSISESALDALKHELKQLEDEHPDLITADSPTQRVAGAALDKFSKIEHVTPMLSMEDVFTIAEFEDWAKRITKLEEGKEQEMYSMLKIDGLAVSLVYVDGQLVSAATRGDGKIGEDVTLNVKTIEAVPLSIDARGRVEIRGEIFMPRKAFDKMNAERANKGEETFANPRNVSAGSIRQLDPRVTASRPLDFFAWQVLDGETKTQVQSVEKLHEFGFKTSPGELTKTVVDVENFYKKMQKQREKLDYWIDGVVVRVNDLDVFRKLGVVGKTPRGIIAFKFPPEEATTIVESVDWFVGRTGSLTPVANVRATFIAGTTVTHATLHNADEIERLGLKTGDTVILTKAGDIIPKIVKVLTELRTGKELPIEIPEKCPVCGSPIERREGEVAYYCTNKNCFAMEEENLVHAAKAFEIDGLGWKIIEKLLTAGLIKTPPDIFRLSADDLINVEGFAELSSKKLYDQIQSKKEIDLADFIVALGIRHVGEETAFSLATSFGSIDKLAAASKEELENVPDIGGVVAESIAEFFGSDRGKQMLEDYWAVGVTVSKAKAIKRVLDGKTFVITGTLEKLGREEAKDTVRMLGGGVSESVSKKTDYVVVGENPGSKAAKAEELGVQILSESEFLRMVGRN, from the coding sequence ATGACGAAACCAGAGGCTAAAGAGCGTATTGCCAAGCTCCGAGAGGCGATTAATAAATACCGCTACGAGTACCATGTACTTGATAAGCTTAGTATTTCTGAGTCTGCGCTTGATGCTTTGAAACATGAATTGAAACAGCTCGAGGACGAGCATCCAGATTTGATTACGGCTGATTCGCCAACCCAGCGTGTGGCGGGCGCCGCGCTTGATAAGTTTTCTAAGATTGAACACGTGACACCCATGTTAAGCATGGAAGACGTTTTTACTATTGCTGAGTTTGAAGATTGGGCCAAGAGAATCACTAAGCTTGAAGAGGGTAAAGAGCAGGAGATGTACTCCATGTTGAAGATCGACGGCTTGGCTGTCTCGCTCGTATACGTGGATGGTCAGCTGGTTTCTGCCGCCACGCGTGGTGACGGCAAGATTGGCGAGGATGTGACGCTGAACGTGAAGACTATTGAAGCGGTGCCGTTGTCGATTGATGCAAGGGGACGCGTCGAAATTCGCGGTGAAATCTTTATGCCTCGCAAGGCGTTCGACAAGATGAATGCTGAGCGAGCAAATAAGGGAGAAGAGACTTTTGCGAACCCGAGAAACGTGAGCGCGGGCAGTATTCGACAGCTCGATCCACGAGTGACGGCCAGCCGGCCGCTCGATTTTTTTGCGTGGCAGGTGCTCGATGGAGAAACGAAGACACAAGTCCAATCAGTCGAGAAATTGCATGAGTTTGGTTTCAAGACATCTCCCGGTGAGCTGACCAAGACGGTCGTGGATGTTGAGAACTTCTATAAAAAGATGCAGAAACAGCGCGAGAAGCTAGACTATTGGATTGATGGCGTGGTGGTTAGAGTGAATGACCTCGACGTTTTTAGGAAACTTGGCGTAGTTGGTAAAACTCCGCGCGGCATTATTGCTTTTAAATTCCCGCCAGAAGAAGCGACAACTATTGTCGAGTCTGTTGATTGGTTTGTTGGCCGGACAGGTTCGCTTACGCCCGTGGCCAATGTTCGAGCTACGTTCATTGCCGGGACAACGGTGACGCACGCCACGCTCCACAATGCCGACGAGATCGAACGGCTCGGTCTGAAGACGGGCGATACAGTTATTCTGACTAAGGCCGGAGATATTATCCCGAAGATCGTGAAGGTGCTTACCGAGCTTCGTACGGGGAAGGAACTGCCCATCGAAATTCCTGAAAAGTGTCCCGTGTGCGGTTCGCCCATTGAGCGACGCGAGGGCGAAGTTGCTTATTACTGTACGAACAAAAACTGTTTTGCCATGGAAGAGGAAAATCTGGTTCATGCGGCTAAAGCTTTTGAGATTGACGGACTCGGCTGGAAGATTATTGAAAAATTGTTGACGGCCGGGCTAATTAAAACTCCGCCGGATATTTTCCGCTTAAGTGCGGACGATCTGATTAATGTTGAAGGATTCGCCGAGCTGTCCTCGAAAAAACTCTATGACCAGATTCAATCCAAGAAAGAAATTGATCTAGCCGACTTCATCGTCGCCCTTGGCATCAGACATGTTGGCGAAGAAACGGCGTTCTCGCTCGCGACTTCATTCGGTTCGATCGACAAACTCGCGGCGGCTTCGAAAGAAGAACTAGAGAACGTGCCAGATATTGGCGGAGTGGTAGCCGAATCTATCGCTGAATTCTTTGGGAGTGATCGAGGCAAGCAAATGCTCGAAGACTATTGGGCTGTCGGCGTGACGGTTTCGAAAGCCAAAGCAATCAAGCGAGTGCTCGACGGCAAAACATTCGTGATCACCGGAACCCTCGAAAAACTTGGTCGCGAAGAAGCGAAAGATACCGTTCGGATGCTTGGTGGTGGTGTCTCCGAATCCGTCAGCAAAAAGACTGATTACGTAGTAGTTGGCGAAAATCCTGGCAGCAAAGCGGCTAAAGCTGAGGAACTTGGCGTACAGATATTGTCGGAATCTGAGTTTTTGCGTATGGTAGGCCGGAATTAG
- a CDS encoding helix-turn-helix transcriptional regulator gives MKFSKEILKGALDLVVLETLSRGQSYGYEIIQNIKLKTDGAFDLKEGTIYPLLYRLEDQGLVYSSFKSTVTSKPRRYYKLTDEGKKMLKDQRLQFVSFFKAMKGILSPYAGAHA, from the coding sequence ATGAAATTCTCAAAAGAAATACTAAAAGGCGCACTTGATCTTGTAGTGCTCGAAACCCTTTCGCGAGGGCAGTCGTATGGCTACGAGATTATCCAGAACATCAAACTCAAAACTGATGGCGCGTTTGATTTGAAAGAAGGAACTATCTATCCCCTACTCTACAGACTAGAAGATCAGGGGCTGGTTTACAGTTCTTTTAAATCTACTGTTACATCAAAGCCTCGACGCTACTACAAACTGACAGACGAGGGGAAAAAAATGCTGAAGGATCAAAGATTGCAATTCGTTTCATTTTTCAAGGCAATGAAGGGTATACTTTCCCCGTATGCCGGTGCCCATGCATGA
- the pilM gene encoding type IV pilus assembly protein PilM, producing the protein MALFGGKKAEPTSQGLLGVDLGTAGMKIVELAPAEGGRMKLVTYGYAEPSVPVGARATPLDDLPKTEAVLKRILAEGGFTAKRAVAALPTTNVFHAIISIPVPKNPKEELKGLIEQQSRKLLPLPLEEMVLDTNVLDKHLLTETISPTAVQSAQTGVTGNGMETKFMRVLITAAPKTLVASYVTLFKDLGIELMSLETETFAMTRSLVGKEKSHVLLVDVGAERSNLAIVDQGIPLLTRVIKGGGNAITQALSQTMGIGFDEADAMKRDLGFAADGKLPLPILEALKPIVHEIRYALGLYAEQVGGSAKPVEKIVVTGGSAHLPGLSQYLTQSLNMNVYLGDPWARVLAPAGLRGILEEIGPRFSVAVGLAERLEEKI; encoded by the coding sequence ATGGCCCTCTTTGGCGGGAAGAAAGCTGAACCGACAAGTCAAGGTTTGCTTGGCGTTGATTTGGGTACGGCAGGCATGAAAATTGTGGAGCTCGCGCCAGCAGAAGGTGGACGCATGAAGCTTGTAACGTATGGATACGCGGAACCGTCTGTCCCGGTGGGCGCTCGTGCTACGCCTCTTGATGATCTTCCAAAGACGGAAGCAGTTTTGAAGCGTATTTTGGCAGAAGGCGGGTTTACAGCTAAGCGGGCGGTGGCTGCCTTGCCTACCACGAACGTTTTTCACGCAATTATTTCTATTCCCGTGCCGAAGAATCCGAAAGAAGAATTAAAGGGACTCATTGAGCAGCAGTCCCGCAAGCTGTTGCCGCTCCCGCTCGAAGAGATGGTGCTCGATACGAATGTTCTCGATAAGCATTTATTGACTGAAACTATTTCGCCAACTGCGGTTCAGTCTGCGCAGACCGGAGTGACGGGAAATGGCATGGAAACTAAGTTCATGCGCGTCCTCATCACGGCTGCACCGAAGACACTGGTGGCGTCTTACGTTACTTTGTTTAAGGACCTTGGAATCGAGCTCATGTCGCTCGAAACTGAAACTTTCGCCATGACTCGCTCACTGGTGGGCAAAGAAAAGTCGCACGTGTTGCTTGTTGATGTTGGAGCGGAGCGCTCTAACTTGGCCATTGTCGACCAGGGTATCCCGCTTCTAACTCGAGTGATTAAGGGCGGTGGGAACGCGATCACTCAGGCATTGTCGCAAACTATGGGTATAGGATTTGATGAGGCTGACGCTATGAAGCGTGATTTGGGATTTGCGGCTGACGGGAAACTTCCGCTGCCGATTCTTGAAGCTTTGAAACCGATCGTGCATGAAATTCGTTACGCCCTTGGGCTGTACGCCGAACAGGTAGGGGGCTCTGCTAAACCAGTTGAAAAGATTGTGGTGACAGGCGGCTCGGCTCACTTGCCTGGACTTAGCCAGTATTTGACGCAGTCGCTCAACATGAACGTGTACTTGGGCGACCCGTGGGCCAGAGTGCTGGCGCCGGCTGGGTTACGAGGTATCCTAGAAGAGATCGGGCCGAGATTCTCTGTGGCTGTTGGCTTAGCTGAACGGCTAGAGGAGAAGATTTAG
- the lgt gene encoding prolipoprotein diacylglyceryl transferase: MIPFIEWHTIQFGPITLQVWGLFVALGFLLGGYMAARMAKARGENPNVVYELGPWLILAGLVGGRLGDVLLYRPGFYLQNPLEIIMLWHGGASFFGGLIACIAVIVWYLRKKQLDFWKYADVMAFGLPFGYALARVGCFLIHDHPGTATDFILGVRYPDGIIRHDLGLYHMIDGAILGLLFLWLSRKPRPVGMYLATFTVWYGVTRFFLDFLRAAETMYLGLTPAQYLSIGLVIFGVWLFRRMWTTSFVNDVVDNT; encoded by the coding sequence ATGATTCCCTTTATTGAGTGGCACACAATCCAGTTTGGCCCAATAACCCTTCAAGTTTGGGGATTATTCGTGGCTCTTGGTTTTCTGCTTGGTGGGTACATGGCGGCCCGCATGGCAAAGGCCCGGGGGGAGAATCCGAACGTGGTGTATGAGCTTGGGCCGTGGTTGATTCTCGCCGGACTAGTCGGCGGCAGACTGGGCGACGTACTGTTATATCGTCCCGGCTTCTACCTTCAGAATCCGCTCGAGATCATCATGTTGTGGCACGGGGGAGCGAGTTTTTTTGGCGGATTGATTGCGTGTATTGCCGTGATCGTTTGGTATCTGCGTAAGAAGCAGCTCGACTTCTGGAAGTACGCTGATGTCATGGCGTTTGGTTTGCCATTTGGTTACGCGCTCGCGCGGGTTGGCTGCTTTCTCATCCATGACCATCCAGGGACAGCGACTGATTTTATCCTTGGCGTGAGATATCCTGACGGCATTATTCGCCACGATCTAGGTCTTTACCACATGATCGACGGCGCAATCCTCGGCCTCTTGTTTTTGTGGCTCTCGCGGAAACCTCGTCCGGTGGGTATGTACCTGGCGACATTTACAGTATGGTACGGCGTCACCCGTTTCTTTTTAGATTTTCTCCGCGCCGCCGAAACCATGTATCTTGGTCTGACTCCCGCGCAATATCTTTCTATCGGCCTCGTTATTTTTGGCGTCTGGCTTTTCCGACGCATGTGGACAACGTCGTTCGTGAACGACGTTGTGGATAACACATAG
- the gatA gene encoding Asp-tRNA(Asn)/Glu-tRNA(Gln) amidotransferase subunit GatA: protein MDAFKTVREIRDAIRDGKLTAVEATESTLADIKKRDGEIHAFLELFETDALAQAKKIDELKKNGEVLPPLAGVPVAIKDNMLYKGHTASCGSKILAEYKSAYTCTAVQRLVDAGAVIIGRTNMDEFAMGSSTETSAFGNTMNPWDKKKVPGGSSGGSAAAVAAGFVPASLGSDTGGSIRQPASLTGIVGLKPTYGRVSRYGVTALSSSLDQIGPFAHTVEDAAMILEAIEGRDEHDATSVDLEETTVGELLTPDFKGLRVGVPKEYFIDGMDEDIAKLTREAIEVFRKGGAEIIEMSLPLTPYALPTYYIIQPAEASSNLARFDGMRYGTRAPGTLEESYLNARGDGFGAEVKRRIMLGTFILSAGYFDAFYKKALAVRTALRKEFDEAFKQVDVIIGPTSPTVAWNLGEKFNDPLAMYLADIFTTAGNIAGIPGISIPCGFAHDLPVGLQLQAKPFGEAVLFRAAAAYEKQTGWNKYYPKA, encoded by the coding sequence ATGGATGCTTTTAAAACGGTACGAGAAATTCGTGACGCGATTCGGGATGGGAAGCTGACGGCTGTTGAAGCTACAGAGTCAACCTTAGCAGATATCAAAAAGCGTGATGGCGAAATTCACGCATTCTTGGAGTTGTTTGAAACAGACGCGCTTGCCCAGGCTAAGAAGATAGATGAGTTGAAGAAAAATGGGGAAGTCTTGCCGCCCCTCGCTGGTGTTCCGGTCGCAATCAAAGACAACATGCTCTACAAGGGGCATACGGCAAGTTGCGGTTCAAAAATTCTCGCCGAGTACAAGAGCGCGTACACCTGTACCGCTGTTCAGAGACTTGTCGATGCGGGCGCGGTGATTATCGGTCGTACAAACATGGACGAGTTCGCCATGGGATCGTCTACGGAGACGAGTGCCTTTGGAAATACGATGAACCCATGGGATAAGAAGAAGGTTCCTGGCGGTTCGTCTGGTGGTTCAGCTGCTGCCGTGGCTGCAGGCTTTGTCCCGGCCTCCCTCGGTTCTGATACGGGTGGTTCGATCAGGCAGCCGGCGTCACTCACGGGTATTGTTGGCCTGAAGCCAACGTACGGTCGAGTTTCGCGTTATGGTGTAACAGCGTTGTCATCCAGCCTCGACCAAATTGGTCCATTTGCTCATACCGTTGAAGATGCGGCGATGATTCTTGAGGCCATAGAAGGACGCGATGAGCATGATGCAACAAGTGTCGACCTTGAAGAAACGACTGTTGGTGAATTGTTGACCCCGGACTTCAAGGGCTTGCGAGTTGGCGTACCGAAAGAATATTTTATTGACGGGATGGACGAGGATATCGCTAAACTGACACGCGAGGCTATAGAAGTGTTTAGAAAAGGGGGAGCTGAAATTATCGAGATGTCTCTGCCACTTACGCCTTACGCCTTGCCAACATACTACATCATTCAGCCAGCTGAAGCGTCGAGCAACTTAGCTAGGTTTGACGGCATGCGTTACGGCACTCGCGCACCTGGGACGCTTGAGGAAAGTTATTTGAACGCTCGTGGTGATGGCTTCGGCGCAGAGGTCAAACGACGTATCATGCTCGGCACGTTTATTCTGTCCGCCGGTTATTTTGACGCCTTTTACAAGAAAGCCCTGGCTGTAAGAACTGCTCTCAGAAAAGAATTTGATGAGGCTTTCAAGCAGGTCGACGTGATCATCGGTCCAACCTCGCCAACTGTTGCTTGGAACTTGGGCGAGAAGTTCAATGACCCGCTGGCTATGTACTTGGCCGACATCTTTACGACTGCTGGGAACATTGCCGGTATTCCCGGAATTTCGATTCCTTGTGGTTTTGCGCATGATCTTCCGGTAGGTCTCCAGCTCCAGGCCAAACCTTTTGGCGAAGCTGTCCTCTTCCGCGCCGCCGCCGCCTACGAGAAACAGACTGGCTGGAATAAATACTATCCAAAAGCATGA
- a CDS encoding prepilin peptidase, producing MTIALLTLAAGVLGLFLGAILNAKILRSEESMEFTSERKCGLCAVSLSHSEMLPIVGYLAMKGRCKKCKSVVPWQYPATELAIGILFALFAARALLHVELPDFVTANETGVLFLRDAIMILALSLVFMFDFRASVIPDRVTIPTIIIAIIMNLWLGMDPVMMLLGGLIIGGFFAVQYLLSNGRWVGGGDVRMGLLMGFLLGPVLGVVGLFLSYVFGALIGIFLLTVKKRELDSHVPFGTFLALATFVCMLYGERLLNWYMSMFS from the coding sequence ATGACTATTGCTCTTTTGACTTTGGCCGCGGGAGTGCTTGGCTTGTTTCTGGGGGCTATTCTGAACGCTAAGATTTTGCGTTCAGAGGAGTCTATGGAGTTTACGAGCGAGCGAAAATGCGGCTTGTGCGCCGTGTCTTTATCTCATAGCGAGATGTTGCCGATTGTGGGCTACCTGGCCATGAAGGGCCGGTGCAAGAAATGTAAATCTGTGGTGCCTTGGCAGTATCCAGCAACGGAATTAGCTATTGGTATTCTCTTCGCACTCTTTGCGGCTCGTGCCTTGTTGCATGTCGAGCTTCCCGACTTCGTAACGGCAAATGAAACCGGTGTGTTGTTTTTGCGCGATGCCATCATGATCCTCGCCCTGTCCTTAGTCTTCATGTTTGATTTCAGGGCTTCAGTCATTCCTGATCGCGTGACCATTCCAACTATCATCATTGCGATCATCATGAATCTCTGGCTCGGTATGGATCCGGTGATGATGTTGCTCGGCGGTTTGATCATCGGCGGGTTCTTCGCGGTTCAGTATCTCTTGTCTAACGGTCGCTGGGTTGGCGGGGGAGACGTGCGCATGGGCTTGCTGATGGGCTTTTTGCTCGGCCCAGTGCTCGGCGTGGTCGGTCTTTTCTTATCTTATGTGTTCGGCGCGCTGATTGGAATCTTCCTATTGACCGTTAAAAAACGTGAGCTTGATAGCCACGTTCCCTTTGGCACATTCCTTGCTCTCGCCACTTTCGTCTGCATGCTCTACGGCGAGCGATTGCTCAACTGGTACATGAGCATGTTCAGCTAA
- the arfB gene encoding alternative ribosome rescue aminoacyl-tRNA hydrolase ArfB: MPVPMHELQITFARSSGPGGQNVNKVSSKAKLRWDIWGSRAYSTDEKIRLTKELAPYLTWKNEVILQSDETRSQLQNKERVIKKLDSLVEKALLPLKVRVPTKPTRGSKERRLESKKLNTKKKIRRSIIEYLFF; this comes from the coding sequence ATGCCGGTGCCCATGCATGAACTCCAAATTACATTTGCCCGCTCTAGCGGTCCCGGAGGACAGAACGTGAATAAAGTTTCCTCCAAAGCCAAACTCCGTTGGGATATTTGGGGTTCCCGGGCCTATTCAACCGATGAAAAGATTAGGCTAACCAAAGAACTCGCCCCCTACCTCACCTGGAAAAATGAAGTTATTTTACAATCCGATGAAACTCGCTCGCAATTGCAAAATAAAGAACGAGTGATTAAAAAGTTAGATAGTCTAGTAGAAAAAGCCCTACTACCACTCAAAGTTCGTGTGCCGACAAAACCGACGAGAGGCTCGAAAGAGAGACGACTCGAAAGTAAAAAATTAAACACCAAGAAAAAAATTCGCCGGAGCATCATTGAGTATCTTTTCTTCTAG
- a CDS encoding FAD:protein FMN transferase gives MIERFEFDAIGTHWTVDILGEITSDALTELKRRIAERIETFDQTYSRFRDDSLVTQIAKKEGVYAFPRDAKPLFALYEQVYRSTNGHVTPLIGQVLVDAGYDAQYSLVEGTLTSPPPWEDVMKFDPSNNHLVVMHPGVLLDFGAAGKGYLIDIVGELIEREGFPAYMINAGGDIRHRGAEAIRVGLEHPDRLDMVIGTVLIQNQSICGSAGNRRTWGRFHHIIDPFKLESPRHIIAIWTLASSTLLADAMTTAFMFADADVLRREYPVGYLIMYADYTFKYSFGFEPGIFAE, from the coding sequence ATGATTGAACGGTTCGAATTCGACGCGATCGGGACCCACTGGACCGTTGATATTTTGGGCGAAATCACTTCAGACGCGCTGACAGAGCTGAAACGTCGAATCGCAGAACGGATCGAAACATTCGATCAAACATATTCGCGTTTTCGGGATGATTCGCTCGTCACGCAGATAGCAAAAAAAGAAGGGGTGTACGCCTTCCCAAGGGATGCGAAGCCTCTTTTTGCTTTGTACGAGCAGGTGTATCGCTCGACGAACGGACACGTTACGCCGCTCATTGGCCAGGTGCTCGTGGACGCCGGCTATGATGCGCAGTATTCATTAGTTGAAGGCACACTGACGAGTCCGCCGCCTTGGGAAGATGTTATGAAGTTCGATCCTTCCAATAATCATCTCGTGGTCATGCATCCCGGCGTACTCCTTGATTTTGGCGCGGCGGGCAAGGGCTACCTTATAGATATTGTTGGCGAGCTCATTGAGCGCGAAGGATTCCCGGCCTACATGATTAACGCGGGCGGCGACATTCGCCACCGAGGAGCTGAAGCGATTCGCGTAGGACTTGAACACCCCGACAGACTGGACATGGTCATCGGCACAGTGCTGATCCAAAACCAAAGTATTTGTGGTTCAGCTGGTAATCGCCGGACGTGGGGGAGGTTTCATCACATCATTGACCCGTTTAAGCTTGAAAGCCCGCGCCACATTATTGCGATTTGGACGCTCGCGAGTTCCACCCTCCTCGCCGACGCGATGACGACGGCCTTTATGTTCGCCGATGCCGACGTTTTACGACGCGAGTATCCGGTGGGTTATCTCATCATGTACGCGGATTACACTTTCAAATATTCTTTCGGTTTCGAGCCCGGTATTTTTGCGGAATAA
- a CDS encoding ribonuclease HI family protein yields the protein MLKPVIIYADGGARGNPGPAAGAAVLFEKNDDGSRGQRVAEAWKYFPHATNNVAEYTGIIVGLQKAHELGYNVVEYFLDSELAVKQQLGIYRVKNPELAKLFLEIHNLKTHFRSVKFTHVRREYNTEADAVVNRVIDENVL from the coding sequence ATGTTGAAACCGGTGATCATTTACGCAGACGGAGGAGCGCGAGGAAATCCGGGACCAGCGGCTGGGGCCGCGGTGTTATTTGAGAAGAACGACGACGGCTCACGCGGGCAGCGGGTTGCTGAGGCTTGGAAATATTTTCCGCATGCCACGAACAATGTAGCCGAATATACGGGAATTATCGTCGGTCTCCAGAAGGCTCATGAGCTTGGCTATAATGTTGTCGAGTATTTTCTTGATTCAGAACTCGCCGTGAAACAGCAGCTTGGCATCTATCGAGTTAAAAATCCCGAACTCGCCAAGTTATTTCTTGAAATCCACAATCTGAAAACCCATTTTCGCAGCGTAAAGTTCACGCACGTTCGCCGAGAATACAATACGGAGGCTGATGCGGTCGTAAATAGAGTCATCGATGAAAATGTGCTATAA